The window CCCTCGGATCGTGGAGGACTTCCGGGCTTATCCGATGCCTCGCCATCCCTCCGGGTCGACGCCGCCGGGCACGGAAGCCTCTACGTCGTACGGCTGACGCGTGAACACGAACGACCCGAGGTCCAGATGGTCCACGGACCCGTCCGGCCGCCGCACCACCCGCAGCACCTCGCCGGCGTAGTAGCCCTCCAGCCCCGTCCAGGTGCCGTCACCGTTCGCCCGGAACCGTGAACGACGGCCGTTGCCGGACAGCGGCTCCAGCGAGGCGAGCCCGTCGGCCGTCAGCCGCAGGCCGAACCCGTACGTCCCCCAGTACCACTGTCCCGCCAGTTCCAGCACCGACGGCTCGTCCTTCCGCAGCGGCCGCCAGGGCTCCGGGATCCGCGGCTCGGCGTCGGCGACGATCCCCACGAGGTCGGCCGCCACCGCGGCAAGCGCCGGCCCGGACGTGCAGTTCGCCAGCACCACCGCGGCCACGTCGTCCTCCACGCCGATGGTGAGCGAGGCCAGAAAGCCCGGGAGCGACCCGCCGTGTCCGACCAGAAGCCGCTCGCCCCACCGCCGCACCTCGAGCCCCAGGCCGTACGCGTACCCGGACGCCACATCCGCCGCCTCGGGCGGAGCCGCCGGAGTCCTCATCTCCCGAAGCGACTCGGCGCTCAGCACCCGGTCGTCTCCCTGGACCAGGAAGACGGCGAAGCGCGCCAGATCCCCCGTCGTGGACCACAGTTGCCCGGCCGAAGCCATGCGCCCGAGGTCCTCGGCGGGTTCGGGCAGCATCACGTCGGCCCAGGGGTGCACCGCCCAGCCCCCCGCGTGCGGCGCCTCGGGACGGGCACCCGTGCGGTCCAGGCCCAGGGGTTCGAGCACTTCCCGCCGAAGGACGTCCTCCCAGGGAGCGCCCCGCAGTTCCTCGACGAGCGCGCCCAGCAGGGTGTAGCCGGGATTCGAGTAGTGGAACCGCCGGCCGGCCGGATGGCGCAGCGGCTCCTCGCCCAGCACATCGGCCAGCTCGGGCCGCAGGACCCCCGGCGACCTCTCCCACCAGGGCGCCGGCGACTCGGCGGCCAACCCGCTCGTGTGCGCCAGCAGTTCGGCTACGGTCGCCTCCCCCACGCCGGTGCCCGGCAGATGCTTCTCCAGCGGATCCCCGAGGTCGAGCAGGCCCTCGTCGCGCAGCCGCAGAACAAGCACGGCGGTGAAGGTCTTGGTGATCGAGCCGATGCGGTACTGCGTGTTCTGATCCGGTGCGTGTCCGTCCACCGACGTCCGCGCACCGTGCCAGACCGTCCGCCCCTCCCGGACGACCGCCGCGACGAGCGACGGCGCCCGCCCCTCGGCCTGGGCCACGGCGATCCGGTGCAGCAAAGCCCGGCGAGTACCGGGAAGCAGGTCATCCTGAAATGTCGTCATGCCCACAGTCCACCCGGAGAGTCGGGCACACGTCGAGCACATTTTTCCGCACGGCCGCGAAGAGCCACGCTCGGCCGGACCGCGGCCGCGCAGGGTCTCGCCGCTCATGACATGTCGATCTTGCGCGACCTGGGCATTCCTGGCTGTCTCAGGCGAACCCAGATCGCGCACCGATGAGTTTCCCGCGCCGCACTGGTCTATACGCCGGACACCCACGAACGGAAGGCTGGGCCATGCGGAAACTGATCTACGGCATGAATCTGACCCTGGACGGCTACATCGCCGCGGCCGGCGACGACATCGGCTGGAGCGGACCGCCGAGCCACGAGCTGTTCCAGTGGTGGCTCGACCACGAACAGGCGAGTGGCCTGTCGCTGTACGGGCGCAAGCTGTGGGAGACGATGAGCTCCTACTGGCCGACCGGCGACCAGCAGCCCAACACCACCCCGGCGGAGATCGAGTTCGCGCGGAACTGGCGGGACACGCCGAAGGTGGTGTTCTCCTCGACGATCGACAAGGTCGACTGGAACACCCGCCTGGTCACCGGCGACGCGATCGCCGAGATCACCCGGCTCAAGGCCGAGGACGGCGGCCCAATGAACATCGGCGGCGCAACGCTCGCCGGGGCGGCCATGCGCGCCGGGCTGATCGACGAGTACGTGATCGCCGCCCATCCGGTCCTGGTGGGCGGCGGCACGCCGTTCTTCACCGCGCTGGACAGCTGGGTGAACCTGAACCTGGTGGAGACACGGACGTTTCCCGGCGGCGTGGTCCTGACCAGGTACGAGACGAGGCGCTGAGCAGCTTCCCGCTGTCTCACGGCGGCTTGACCTGCCAGTCTCAGATTCGTGTCGGATATGCCATCGCTTGGCCATCGCTCGTGAGATTTGGCCACGAAATCTGAGACCCTACAAGCCGCCCGATCAGGTCTGTGCCATGTCCACGAAGCGTGAGTAGTGGCCCTGGAAGGCGACCGTGATGGTCGCGGTCGGGCCGTTGCGGTGCTTGGCGACGATCAGGTCGGCCTCGCCGGCGCGCGGTGACTCCTTCTCGTAGGCGTCCTCGCGGTGCAGCAGGATGACCATGTCGGCGTCCTGCTCGATGGATCCGGACTCACGCAGGTCGGAGACCATCGGCTTCTTGTCGGTGCGCTGCTCGGGGCCACGGTTGAGCTGGGAGAGCGCGATGACCGGGACCTCCAGCTCCTTGGCCAGCAGCTTGAGGTTACGGGACATGTCCGAGACCTCCTGCTGCCGGCTCTCGGCACGCTTGGAGCCGCCGGACTGCATCAGCTGGAGGTAGTCGATCACGACCAGCTTGAGGTCGTTGCGCTGCTTCAGGCGCCGGCACTTGGCCCGGATCTCCATCATCGACAGGTTCGGGGAGTCGTCGATGTAGAGCGGAGCTGCCGAGACGTCGGGCATCCGGCGGGCCAGCCGCGTCCAGTCCTCGTCGGTCATCGTGCCCGAACGCATGTGGTGCAGGGCGACCCGGGCCTCGGCGGACAGCAGACGCATCGCGATCTCGTTGCGCCCCATCTCCAGCGAGAAGATGACGCTGGGCAGGTTGTTCTTGATCGACGCCGCCCGCGCGAAATCCAGCGCGAGCGTCGACTTGCCCATCGCGGGGCGCGCGGCGATGACGATCATCTGACCCGGGTGCAGTCCGTTCGTCAGCGAGTCGAAGTCGGTGAACCCGGTGGGCACACCGGTCATCTCCCCGCTGCGCGAGCCGATCGCCTCGATCTCGTCGAGCGCGCCCTCCATGATGTCGCCCAGCGGCAGGTAGTCCTCGCTGGTCCGCTGCTCGGTGACCGCGTAGACCTCGGCCTGGGCTCGGTTGACGATCTCGTCGACGTCGTCGTCGGCTGCGTATCCCATCTGGGTGATGCGCGTACCCGCCTCGACCAGGCGGCGCAGGATCGCACGCTCATGGACGATCTCGGCGTAGTACGCGGCGTTCGCCGCCGTCGGCACGGTCTGCACGAGCGTGTGCAGATACGAGGCGCCACCGACCTTGTTGATCTCGCCGCGCCTGGTCAGCTCGGCGGCGATGGTGATGGGGTCGGCCGGCTCGCCCTTGGCATAGACGTCGAGGATCGCCGTGTAGATCGTCTCGTGGGCCGGCTTGTAGAAGTCGTGGCCCTTGAGGATCTCCACCACGTCGGCGATGGCGTCCTTGGACAGGAGCATGCCACCGAGCACCGACTGTTCGGCGTCGAGGTCCTGTGGAGGAACGCGTTCGAAGGCGGAGCCCCCGTCGTCCCACGCGCCGTTCTCCCGGCCGCGGTCGTGCTGGTCGTCCCGGCCGCGGTCCGTGTCGGGGCGGCGGCGGGAGGCGGGCAGACGATCACTTGGGCCGCTGTCGGCCCACGGGTCGTCCAGGGGCTCGGAAATGCTCACCGAGCAGCCTCCTCCCGTCCGCCGAGCGGACCTCGCCGTGCCCCTCTGTTGTACGGGACGGCACTGACAAAATGAGAGGCCCAACTCCGCTTCAGGCGCGTCAGGTTTATGACGCTTTGGAAGCCGGCGGACGGAGCGGGCGCCGGACCACGGTAGGGCCCAGAACGGCGTCAGCCAATCTGGTTATCCACAGGCCATGTGGACGACGGCCCCGATGCTGTGGAGAACTCGGCGAAACCTGTGCACGAGCCGGTGGACAGCCCTGTGAAAAAGCCCTCGGCGTCACCCACAGACCTCTTCTGACCTGCCACTTTCCCATCCACCGGCTGTGCAGAAGAAAAACTTTCCCAGTCGGACCAAGATCGCCTCGAACGGTACGCACAAGCGAACGCCATCAAAGCTCAAGTAAGGACTGCAAGAGCTTTGCATCTCTTACCTGTGGACGATTACATTGGTGCTCATGACACAGGCCCCCGCACGCCGCCCGGCCACCCGGCGCCGGCACGACCGAGAGATCGTCGCGCTGGCCGTACCGGCCTTCGGCGCGCTCGTCGCCGAGCCCCTTTTCGTGATGGCCGACAGCGCGATCGTCGGCCATCTCGGCACGGCGCAGCTCGCCGGACTCGGCATCGCCTCGGCCCTTCTGACCACCGCCGTCAGCGTCTTCGTCTTCCTCGCCTACGCCACCACGGCCGCGGTCGCCCGCCGCGTCGGCGCGGGCGACATCCCGGCAGCCATCCGCCAGGGCATGGACGGCATCTGGCTGGCGCTGCTGCTCGGGGCCGCCGTCATCGCGGTGGTCCTGCCCACCGCGCCCGTCCTGGTGGACCTCTTCGGCGCCTCGCCGACGGCGGCGCCGTATGCGACGACCTATCTGCGCATCTCCTCACTCGGCATTCCGTCCATGCTCGTCGTGCTGGCCGCGACCGGAGTCCTTCGTGGACTTCAGGACACACGGACACCGCTGTATGTGGCCATCGCCGGGTTCGTCGCCAACGGCGTCCTCAATGTCGGGCTCGTCTACGGCGCCGGACTCGGCATCGCGGGCTCGGCCTGGGGCACCGTCATCGCCCAGTGCGGCATGGCGGCGGTCTATCTCTGTGTGGTCGTCCGTGGAGCGCGTCGGCACCATGCCTCCCTGCGGCCCGACCGGGCCGGAATCAGGGCATCGGCACAGGCCGGTGCCCCGCTGCTCGTCCGTACGCTCTCCCTGCGGGCGATCCTGATGATCGCCACGGCCGTGGCGGCCCGCCTCGGCGACGCGGACATCGCCGCCCACCAGATCGTCCTGTCCCTGTGGAGCCTGCTCGCGTTCGCCCTCGACGCCATCGCGATCGCCGGGCAGGCCATCATCGGCCGCTACCTCGGCGCCGACGATCCCCAGGGCGCTCGCGAGGCCTGCCGGCGCATGGTGCAGTGGGGGACAGCCGTCGGATTCGCCCTCGGGCTCCTGGTGCTCGTGAGCCGACCGCTCTTCCTGCCGCTGTTCACCAGTGACGCCCTCGTCAAGGACACGGCACTGGGAGCGCTGCTTCTGGTGGCGCTCTCCCAGCCGATCTGCGGCGTGGTCTTCGTCCTGGACGGTGTGCTGATGGGTGCGGGAGACGGACCGTATCTCGCCGGGGCCATGCTGGTGACCTTGGCGGTCTTCACACCCGTGGCGTTGCTCGTGCCCGTGCTGGGCGGCGGACTCACCGCGCTCTGGGCTGCCATGACGTTGATGATGGCGGTGCGGATGCTGACGCTCTGGCTGCGTTCCCGCTCGGGCCGCTGGATCGTCACGGGAGCGGCACGCTGAACGTTTCACGTGAAACACCACGGCCTGCCAGGTTTCACATGAAACACCGTTGCCCGGGCCGTTGACTCAGCCACGCGGAAAGGGCCGCATCCTCGACGGATACGGCCCCTTCCAACTGCTCAAGCAGAGCGGAACGCCTTACGCGGCGACAACCTCGATGTTGACCTTGGCGGCAACCTCGGGGTGCAGACGCACGGACGTCTCGTGACCGCCCAGGGACTTGATCGGCGCGCCGAGCTCGATGCGGCGCTTGTCGACCTCGGGACCGCCGGCAGCCTTGATCGCCGAGGCGACGTCGGCCGGGGTGACGGAACCGAACAGGCGGCCGGAGTCGCCGGAGCGAACGGCCAGGCGGACCTTAACGCCCTCGAGCTGGGCCTTGATCTGGTTGGCCTGCTCGATGGTCTGGATCTCGTGGATCTTGCGAGCACGACGGATCTGCTCGACGTCCTTCTCGCCGCCCTTGGTCCAGCGAATAGCGAACTTCCGCGGGATCAGGTAGTTGCGAGCGTAGCCGTCCTTGACGTCCACGACGTCGCCCGCGGCACCGAGGCCGGAGACCTCGTGGGTGAGGATGATCTTCATGTGTGGCTCACCCTTCCCTTAGCGCGCAGTGGAGGTGTAGGGCAGCAGCGCCATCTCACGGCTGTTCTTGACGGCCGTGGCGACGTCACGCTGGTGCTGCGTGCAGTTGCCGGTCACGCGACGGGCACGGATCTTGCCGCGGTCGGAAATGAACTTCCGCAGCATGTTCGTGTCCTTGTAGTCCACGTACGTGACCTTGTCCTTGCAGAATGCGCAGACCTTCTTCTTAGGCTTGCGCGGAGGCGGCTTCGCCATGGTGTTTCTCCTGTGTGATCAAGAAGTTGGGGTACGGCCCGCCTAGAAGGGGGGCTCGTCCGAGTAGCCGCCACCGCCGCCGGAGCCGCCGCCCCAGCCGCCGCCGCCCTGGTTGCCACCGGCGGGAGCACCGGTCGCCCACGGGTCGTCGGAGGGAGCACCGCCCTGCTGGCCGCCACCGGGGCCACCGCCCCAGCCGCCGCCACCCTGGCCGCCACCCTGGCCGCCGCCCTGGCCGCCGCCCTGGCCGCCACCGCCGCCGTAACCACCCTGGCCACCGCGACCCGAGGTCTTGGTGACCTTGGCCGTGGCGTTGCGCAGGCTGGCACCGACCTCGTCGACGTCCAGTTCGTAGACCGTGCGCTTGACGCCCTCACGGTCCTCGTAGGACCGCTGCTTCAGCCGGCCCTGCACGATGACGCGCATGCCTCGCTGGAGCGACTCGGCGACGTTCTCCGCCGCCTGACGCCAGACCGAGCAGGTCAGGAAGAGGCTCTCGCCGTCCTTCCACTCGTTCGTCTGACGGTCGAAGGTGCGGGGAGTGGACGCGACGCGGAACTTCGCGACCGCCGCACCGGACGGGGTGAAGCGCAGCTCGGGGTCGTCGACAAGATTGCCGACGACCGTGATGACGGTCTCGCCTGCCATGGGGGTACCTCTCGGCGGGTTTGCTCTGGCTGCTTGCTACTCGAATCCCGAGATGAGCGAAGGGCTCAGTGCATCTCGGGGCGGAGGACCTTGGTCCGGAGGACCGACTCGTTCAGGTTCATCTGGCGGTCGAGCTCCTTGACGACCGCAGGCTCGGCCTGCAGGTCGATGACCGAGTAGATGCCCTCGGGCTTCTTCTTGATCTCGTACGAGAGACGACGACGGCCCCAGGTGTCGACCTTCTCGACCTTTCCGCCGCCGTCACGGACGACAGAAAGGAAGTTCTCGATCAGCGGGGAGACAGAACGCTCCTCGAGATCGGGGTCGAGGATGACCATCACCTCGTAGTGACGCATGTGGAACCCACCTCCTCTGGACTCAACGGCCACGGTCGTTCCGTGGCAGGAGGGTTGTGATGCGTACGCAACAGTGCTTGCAGTACATCAGCCGCCACTGACAATGAGGGCCGGCTGACGGACTCTCCAGATTGGGCGTGGCTCAGCCTGGGCAGACACCGTGCAGAACGTACAGACTACCCGCACACCTGCTTCCGGTTGAAATCGGGGCGCCGGACCCGTCAACCTGGACACCTCGGGTGTGCACGGCGCTAGGATGCGCCGCTTTTCGCTGGAGGTGCCCCATGGCACAGACGATGCGACCGAACACCGCCGCGGGCGGCGGCCTCTTCGCCACCGACGGCAAGTCCCACCCGGTCCAGGACACCCTGCTCGTGGTGACCCTGGTACTGGGCGTGCTGGCGTTCATCACCGGGCTCCTCTTCCACAGCCTGCACCTGCTGAGCTCCTGGGCCGGTCTGGTCGGGATCCTCACCGGTGCGTACGGCCAGTGGATCTCCGTGACGACGCGCGAGCGCTTCGGGCTGGTGCTCGGTCTCGGCGCCTCCGCGGTCGGCTTCTACCTCGGCCTGGCGCACGGCGGCCTGTTCGGCGGCCTGTTCGGCTGAGACCGGGCACGCCCGGCCGCTCCTCGGGGACGGCGTCCGCCGAAGACCGCGGACGCGCGCCCGTACGACCGCACGACTGGTGCAACGGCGGTGAACGGGCCGGGCCGAAGGTTGTGTACGGCCAGTCTGCGCGCTCCCGGGGCGCAGTAGGCTTCGGCGCGAGAGCCGGAGCCCCTGTACCCATGGGGACACGCCAGCCCGAGGAGCGCCCCGAATGAGCCTGACCCTGAGGACCATCAGTCGAGAGCAGCATCTGGCTTACATCCAGAATCTGCCCGCGGCGAGTCACATGCAGGTCCCGGCATGGTCAGAGGTCAAGGCGGAGTGG of the Streptomyces sp. NBC_01788 genome contains:
- a CDS encoding serine hydrolase domain-containing protein, which gives rise to MTTFQDDLLPGTRRALLHRIAVAQAEGRAPSLVAAVVREGRTVWHGARTSVDGHAPDQNTQYRIGSITKTFTAVLVLRLRDEGLLDLGDPLEKHLPGTGVGEATVAELLAHTSGLAAESPAPWWERSPGVLRPELADVLGEEPLRHPAGRRFHYSNPGYTLLGALVEELRGAPWEDVLRREVLEPLGLDRTGARPEAPHAGGWAVHPWADVMLPEPAEDLGRMASAGQLWSTTGDLARFAVFLVQGDDRVLSAESLREMRTPAAPPEAADVASGYAYGLGLEVRRWGERLLVGHGGSLPGFLASLTIGVEDDVAAVVLANCTSGPALAAVAADLVGIVADAEPRIPEPWRPLRKDEPSVLELAGQWYWGTYGFGLRLTADGLASLEPLSGNGRRSRFRANGDGTWTGLEGYYAGEVLRVVRRPDGSVDHLDLGSFVFTRQPYDVEASVPGGVDPEGWRGIG
- a CDS encoding dihydrofolate reductase family protein yields the protein MRKLIYGMNLTLDGYIAAAGDDIGWSGPPSHELFQWWLDHEQASGLSLYGRKLWETMSSYWPTGDQQPNTTPAEIEFARNWRDTPKVVFSSTIDKVDWNTRLVTGDAIAEITRLKAEDGGPMNIGGATLAGAAMRAGLIDEYVIAAHPVLVGGGTPFFTALDSWVNLNLVETRTFPGGVVLTRYETRR
- the dnaB gene encoding replicative DNA helicase: MSISEPLDDPWADSGPSDRLPASRRRPDTDRGRDDQHDRGRENGAWDDGGSAFERVPPQDLDAEQSVLGGMLLSKDAIADVVEILKGHDFYKPAHETIYTAILDVYAKGEPADPITIAAELTRRGEINKVGGASYLHTLVQTVPTAANAAYYAEIVHERAILRRLVEAGTRITQMGYAADDDVDEIVNRAQAEVYAVTEQRTSEDYLPLGDIMEGALDEIEAIGSRSGEMTGVPTGFTDFDSLTNGLHPGQMIVIAARPAMGKSTLALDFARAASIKNNLPSVIFSLEMGRNEIAMRLLSAEARVALHHMRSGTMTDEDWTRLARRMPDVSAAPLYIDDSPNLSMMEIRAKCRRLKQRNDLKLVVIDYLQLMQSGGSKRAESRQQEVSDMSRNLKLLAKELEVPVIALSQLNRGPEQRTDKKPMVSDLRESGSIEQDADMVILLHREDAYEKESPRAGEADLIVAKHRNGPTATITVAFQGHYSRFVDMAQT
- a CDS encoding MATE family efflux transporter codes for the protein MTQAPARRPATRRRHDREIVALAVPAFGALVAEPLFVMADSAIVGHLGTAQLAGLGIASALLTTAVSVFVFLAYATTAAVARRVGAGDIPAAIRQGMDGIWLALLLGAAVIAVVLPTAPVLVDLFGASPTAAPYATTYLRISSLGIPSMLVVLAATGVLRGLQDTRTPLYVAIAGFVANGVLNVGLVYGAGLGIAGSAWGTVIAQCGMAAVYLCVVVRGARRHHASLRPDRAGIRASAQAGAPLLVRTLSLRAILMIATAVAARLGDADIAAHQIVLSLWSLLAFALDAIAIAGQAIIGRYLGADDPQGAREACRRMVQWGTAVGFALGLLVLVSRPLFLPLFTSDALVKDTALGALLLVALSQPICGVVFVLDGVLMGAGDGPYLAGAMLVTLAVFTPVALLVPVLGGGLTALWAAMTLMMAVRMLTLWLRSRSGRWIVTGAAR
- the rplI gene encoding 50S ribosomal protein L9; amino-acid sequence: MKIILTHEVSGLGAAGDVVDVKDGYARNYLIPRKFAIRWTKGGEKDVEQIRRARKIHEIQTIEQANQIKAQLEGVKVRLAVRSGDSGRLFGSVTPADVASAIKAAGGPEVDKRRIELGAPIKSLGGHETSVRLHPEVAAKVNIEVVAA
- the rpsR gene encoding 30S ribosomal protein S18, which produces MAKPPPRKPKKKVCAFCKDKVTYVDYKDTNMLRKFISDRGKIRARRVTGNCTQHQRDVATAVKNSREMALLPYTSTAR
- a CDS encoding single-stranded DNA-binding protein yields the protein MAGETVITVVGNLVDDPELRFTPSGAAVAKFRVASTPRTFDRQTNEWKDGESLFLTCSVWRQAAENVAESLQRGMRVIVQGRLKQRSYEDREGVKRTVYELDVDEVGASLRNATAKVTKTSGRGGQGGYGGGGGQGGGQGGGQGGGQGGGGWGGGPGGGQQGGAPSDDPWATGAPAGGNQGGGGWGGGSGGGGGYSDEPPF
- the rpsF gene encoding 30S ribosomal protein S6, giving the protein MRHYEVMVILDPDLEERSVSPLIENFLSVVRDGGGKVEKVDTWGRRRLSYEIKKKPEGIYSVIDLQAEPAVVKELDRQMNLNESVLRTKVLRPEMH